A region of Panicum virgatum strain AP13 chromosome 8N, P.virgatum_v5, whole genome shotgun sequence DNA encodes the following proteins:
- the LOC120686353 gene encoding putative F-box/LRR-repeat protein At5g02700, whose product MNPIFFSKKPERLRKRRRNKEISTYEGPDLISRLPDDVLGAIVTLLKPDQGARTAILSRRWRYVWRSAPLNFDDGLKSVDFSYQHIQVISQILAAHPGPARRLATRSLDLGRNISLYDHWFRLPAFDALQDLLLHFPLTPCACHTELPASALRFASLRLLDLKNCSFPASSCCGSLAFPCLTYLSLRGVSISEELFHRMISSSPRIEAMVLDTNSGHRRLRLSLPRLSYLAVADNSLPCRKELEELVVEDAASLERLLLHELDNGMSVRIIGATKLKMIGYLATGFPIFVLNNSIFKVKHFIPASLLKTR is encoded by the coding sequence ATGAACCCCATCTTCTTCTCCAAGAAGCCGGAGCGGTtgcggaagcggcggcgcaaCAAAGAGATCAGCACTTACGAGGGGCCGGATCTGATCAGCCGCCTCCCGGACGACGTCCTCGGCGCCATAGTAACCCTCCTCAAACCTGACCAGGGCGCCCGCACCGCCATCCTCTCCCGCCGCTGGCGCTACGTGTGGCGCTCCGCGCCACTCAATTTCGACGACGGCCTCAAGTCGGTCGACTTCTCCTATCAACACATCCAGGTTATCTCCCAGATCCTTGCCGCTCACCCGGGCCCTGCCCGCCGTCTCGCCACCAGATCCCTTGACCTCGGGCGCAACATCAGCCTGTACGACCATTGGTTCCGCCTGCCGGCGTTCGACGCGCTCCAGGACCTGCTCCTCCATTTCCCCTTGACCCCCTGCGCATGCCACACCGAGCTGCCTGCCTCCGCGCTCCGCTTCGCCTCCCTCCGCCTGCTTGACCTCAAAAACTGCTCCTTCCCGGCAAGCAGCTGCTGTGGCTCGCTAGCCTTCCCATGCTTGACCTACCTCTCGCTGCGTGGTGTCAGCATCAGCGAGGAGCTCTTCCACCGCATGATCTCCAGTAGCCCCCGCATCGAGGCTATGGTGCTTGACACGAATTCCGGCCACCGTCGGCTGCGCCTCTCCCTACCGAGGCTCAGTTACCTGGCTGTCGCGGATAACTCCCTTCCATGCAGGAAGGAGCTGGAGGAATTGGTCGTCGAGGATGCTGCGAGCTTGGAGCGGCTCCTGCTGCATGAGCTGGACAATGGTATGTCCGTAAGGATAATCGGCGCAACAAAACTCAAGATGATAGGTTACCTTGCAACTGGTTTCCCCATTTTTGTGCTCAACAACTCAATTTTTAAGGTAAAACATTTCATTCCTGCAAGTTTACTCAAAACAAGGTAG